A genome region from Methanococcoides burtonii DSM 6242 includes the following:
- a CDS encoding PAS domain S-box protein, translated as MYKIYNSMEKTGDISVKKTSSKVVSDEISESDSCSSFSFSDDPGNYFEAIVASLKEALMILDPDLNLIYANDSFYKMFNVKPDDVLGNDADIFVDFKKNSPELFDRLSRVCKEGFLLEDFGLTYPFINAGTRSVLINGRPIRYDGGCVALVTFEYIDELKALDEGTIRYEGQYSTLIEKGNEGIIVVLDNEIRYTNKKFCELTGSSKDDIIGSPFLDHISLEYRRMVSKKYNKCLSSKKNDSNIYEANIVSLIEGEIPVEMTNSYIEYEGQSAVMLNLNDIREKRKAEKALVDTEKNFRIIFEKSPIGIVRFDRKGIITNSNEVFNEIFDHLRDVITGYNVLDLFSDTDFRSDISDVVSGKIRNYEGDVHLIVNDNNSILHVTFSSLIVDGSLQGGMGIFEDITLRKMGERSLQLNESHLETLLELNQMSDESIEDILNFTLEAAARLTLSNIGYLVSVREDNSFDMIFLLLKDEIGQYKLSKDLGEYPLDISSRAIKVNSSGKYLLSNYPNDLFEIENNYDVNGTIKRHFDIPISNEEGERFVLGVGNKDSPYDDLDTRNLTLLIQEMKKLIEHREADEALRVSEEKYSNLVKNGNDGIIIIRDDVLEFVNSMFCEIIGFSPQKVHNSSFSSYLSPEYRRMVTKQFSKILEKQKSSSNKFEVDLLDRKGETVPVEISPSRIYDQGKPAVMAIIRDITEQKKKEQELLDSLEVQKVLQTVIKSSPAIVFFWNAQSGWPVEFVSENIDTFGYSPSDFLSGKLQYGDIIHPSDAERVHSYFARKFAENASEYRLEYRIITRSDDVRWVVERSTPQYDEEGDLVHIQGIIMDITERKKINQFLNIESEVGNFFTPSGDLQETFDQLLEFALHIDSIDSGSLYLIDKNNGGLNLISHKGLSQDFVKNNSHYAADSMQSRFFMMGYPLYKMYSDIYPVTKRDNRVDEGLLATAVIPVKYQEEEVAVLFLASRTEYEMLYNIRTSVETVAEQMGSIIGRIESEVDMQKNQNDLKSLVDGIDDLILVLDSEGCVLYSNEAVSKKLAHSKEEITGMNFIKMHPHNKVLEAAKLFGDALAGNKVEFRLPLVTGTGMLMSVETRLQKGKWNRQDAIIAICREVGIN; from the coding sequence ATGTATAAGATATACAATTCCATGGAAAAGACCGGTGATATATCTGTCAAAAAGACTTCATCTAAAGTTGTATCTGATGAAATATCAGAATCTGATAGCTGTAGTTCTTTCTCTTTTTCCGATGATCCTGGAAACTATTTCGAGGCTATAGTAGCATCTTTAAAAGAAGCTCTCATGATACTTGATCCGGATCTGAACCTGATATATGCGAACGATTCATTCTACAAAATGTTCAATGTCAAACCTGATGATGTTTTGGGAAATGATGCTGATATATTTGTTGATTTTAAGAAAAATTCACCTGAACTATTCGACAGACTTAGCAGAGTTTGTAAAGAAGGTTTCTTACTTGAGGACTTTGGACTAACCTATCCTTTTATCAATGCCGGTACAAGGTCTGTGCTGATCAACGGGAGGCCGATCAGATACGATGGCGGCTGTGTTGCTCTTGTTACCTTTGAATATATTGACGAATTGAAAGCCCTGGATGAGGGAACTATCCGATATGAAGGTCAATATTCAACGTTGATCGAAAAAGGCAATGAAGGGATAATTGTTGTCCTTGACAATGAAATACGGTATACGAATAAGAAATTCTGCGAACTGACAGGATCTTCAAAAGACGATATCATTGGTTCTCCTTTCCTTGATCATATTTCGCTTGAATATCGCAGAATGGTTTCCAAAAAATACAATAAATGTCTTTCAAGCAAGAAGAATGACTCCAATATTTATGAAGCAAATATTGTTTCGCTTATTGAAGGTGAAATTCCTGTGGAGATGACTAATTCCTACATTGAATACGAAGGACAGTCTGCGGTAATGCTGAACTTAAATGACATTAGGGAAAAAAGAAAAGCAGAGAAAGCTCTTGTTGATACTGAGAAGAACTTCAGGATAATCTTTGAAAAATCTCCCATAGGTATAGTTCGTTTTGATCGGAAAGGAATTATAACGAATTCAAATGAAGTATTCAATGAGATATTCGATCACTTACGTGATGTGATCACAGGCTATAATGTCCTCGATCTTTTTAGTGACACAGATTTTCGTAGCGATATAAGTGATGTGGTCTCGGGAAAGATAAGGAACTATGAGGGTGATGTTCACCTAATTGTAAATGACAATAATTCTATCCTGCATGTCACTTTCAGTTCTTTGATCGTAGATGGATCATTGCAGGGTGGGATGGGGATATTTGAAGACATCACCCTGAGGAAAATGGGTGAACGTTCTCTCCAGCTGAACGAGTCTCATCTTGAGACGCTTCTTGAACTCAACCAGATGTCCGATGAATCCATTGAAGATATATTAAATTTCACTTTGGAGGCTGCTGCAAGACTCACTCTGAGCAATATCGGCTATCTTGTCAGTGTCCGTGAAGACAATTCTTTTGACATGATCTTCCTCCTTTTAAAAGATGAAATTGGTCAATACAAACTGAGCAAGGACCTGGGCGAGTATCCGCTTGACATTTCCAGCAGGGCCATCAAAGTGAACTCAAGTGGGAAATATTTGCTTTCAAATTACCCAAATGACCTTTTTGAAATAGAAAATAATTATGATGTGAACGGTACTATCAAACGTCATTTTGATATTCCCATCTCCAATGAAGAAGGTGAACGATTCGTTCTGGGAGTTGGCAACAAAGATTCTCCTTATGATGATCTTGATACTCGTAACCTTACACTATTGATCCAGGAAATGAAAAAACTGATCGAGCATAGGGAAGCTGATGAAGCTTTGCGTGTGTCGGAAGAAAAATACTCCAATCTCGTTAAGAATGGGAATGACGGCATTATCATAATTCGTGATGATGTGTTGGAATTTGTAAATTCAATGTTCTGTGAGATCATTGGTTTCAGTCCCCAAAAGGTACATAACTCCAGTTTCTCTTCTTATCTGTCACCTGAATATCGGCGAATGGTGACTAAGCAGTTCTCGAAGATACTGGAAAAACAGAAAAGCAGTTCTAATAAATTCGAGGTGGATCTGCTTGACCGTAAGGGTGAAACTGTTCCTGTTGAGATCAGTCCGTCACGCATATATGATCAGGGTAAGCCTGCTGTAATGGCTATTATACGTGACATAACTGAGCAGAAAAAGAAAGAACAGGAACTGCTTGATTCACTGGAAGTACAAAAGGTATTGCAAACGGTTATCAAGAGCAGTCCTGCAATTGTATTTTTCTGGAATGCTCAGTCGGGATGGCCAGTTGAATTTGTTTCTGAGAACATCGATACATTTGGATATTCTCCGTCGGATTTTCTTTCTGGAAAACTACAATACGGTGACATTATTCACCCTTCTGATGCGGAAAGAGTGCACAGCTATTTTGCCCGGAAATTTGCAGAAAATGCTTCCGAATATCGTCTCGAATACAGAATAATCACCAGGTCTGATGATGTTCGATGGGTTGTCGAAAGATCCACTCCGCAGTATGATGAGGAGGGTGATCTTGTCCATATACAGGGTATCATCATGGATATCACTGAGCGTAAAAAGATCAATCAATTCTTGAATATTGAGTCCGAGGTAGGTAATTTCTTCACTCCTTCAGGGGACCTTCAGGAAACCTTTGACCAGCTTCTGGAATTTGCTTTACATATAGATAGTATCGATTCTGGCAGTCTCTATCTGATAGACAAGAACAATGGTGGATTGAACCTTATATCCCATAAAGGGCTTTCGCAAGATTTTGTAAAAAATAATTCTCACTACGCAGCAGATTCCATGCAGAGTCGATTTTTCATGATGGGTTATCCGCTCTACAAAATGTATTCCGATATCTATCCTGTGACAAAGCGTGATAACAGGGTAGATGAAGGACTGCTGGCAACAGCTGTGATCCCGGTGAAATATCAAGAGGAAGAAGTGGCTGTTCTTTTCCTTGCATCGCGTACTGAATATGAAATGCTATACAATATTCGTACATCAGTAGAAACAGTTGCTGAACAGATGGGATCCATCATCGGTCGCATTGAATCAGAAGTCGATATGCAAAAGAACCAGAACGACCTTAAATCACTCGTTGATGGTATTGATGATCTGATCCTTGTTCTGGATAGTGAGGGTTGTGTACTCTACAGCAATGAGGCAGTCTCGAAAAAACTAGCTCACTCAAAAGAAGAGATAACTGGCATGAATTTCATAAAAATGCATCCTCATAATAAGGTACTTGAAGCAGCAAAGCTCTTTGGGGATGCACTTGCAGGTAATAAGGTCGAGTTCAGGTTACCTTTGGTTACCGGTACTGGCATGCTTATGTCTGTGGAAACAAGATTGCAAAAGGGTAAATGGAATCGTCAGGATGCGATCATTGCTATCTGTCGGGAGGTTGGCATAAATTGA
- the mtaC gene encoding methanol--corrinoid protein MtaC has product MIDINPQRILTRYNVKVEKEMTPEEVAEKLFPVEENIREVAKAVFEGDEDEVVESIQNAINNGLDPLNLINNALLVGMEIVSTLYDDGVLYLPDVIISAQAMIEGIEYCKERSDQEHEYKGKIVSYVVEGDIHDIGKKIVTVLLRAKGYEVVDLGKDVCVEEVIAAVKREKPIMLTGTSLMTTTMVGFQDVNSRLLESDINVPIVCGGGAVTQDFVSQYELGLYCEEASDVPKIADAIINGLNIGQLRKEFHKH; this is encoded by the coding sequence GTGATCGATATTAATCCTCAACGTATACTAACACGATATAATGTAAAAGTGGAAAAGGAAATGACCCCTGAGGAGGTGGCTGAGAAATTATTCCCTGTGGAAGAGAATATAAGGGAGGTCGCGAAAGCCGTCTTTGAAGGAGATGAAGATGAGGTTGTGGAAAGTATCCAGAATGCGATCAATAATGGACTTGATCCACTGAACCTTATTAACAATGCACTGTTGGTGGGTATGGAAATAGTTTCCACTCTTTATGATGACGGTGTTCTCTACCTTCCGGATGTCATTATTTCGGCGCAGGCAATGATCGAAGGTATTGAATATTGCAAAGAACGATCCGATCAGGAGCATGAATACAAGGGTAAGATCGTTTCCTATGTCGTGGAAGGGGATATCCACGATATTGGTAAGAAGATCGTGACCGTTCTTCTCAGGGCGAAGGGGTATGAAGTTGTAGACCTTGGAAAGGATGTCTGTGTGGAAGAGGTCATTGCGGCTGTCAAAAGGGAAAAACCCATTATGCTTACGGGAACGTCGTTAATGACGACAACGATGGTTGGTTTCCAGGATGTGAATTCCCGGTTGCTTGAAAGTGACATCAATGTACCTATTGTGTGTGGAGGCGGTGCGGTGACACAGGATTTTGTGTCCCAGTATGAACTTGGCCTTTATTGTGAAGAAGCTTCTGACGTACCGAAGATCGCAGATGCTATCATCAACGGCTTGAATATTGGCCAGCTCAGGAAGGAGTTCCATAAACACTGA
- the mtaB gene encoding methanol--corrinoid protein co-methyltransferase MtaB: protein MGLSLKRYNKMAYDDFEDMVFGHSIYPIKTGFDLEIGAGYTSAEVNYAPRPAAGESKEKLIAEYQKITTDVLQRMVQVGFPSVVLETEHVQQMTVNPSWGAEIAHEQKTIMEEFYDEYGIKCALRHTPADIRGGKEALDLRGDSYGILLESFEEVASNGADMLSIESLGGKSVFDSSIIRNDLSGVLFSIGILGTLDVEFIWEDISKIAKKHDVVAAGDTDCSQANTAMFIAGGLLDRKLAHTLAVVARAVSAPRSLAAYEAGAVGPGKDCGYENTIIKAIAGVPISQEGKGSTCAHSDVMGNLAMQCCDLWSNESVEYRGEFGGTSVQCWGETLSYDCSMMNTAIEAGYAKVFRDVFMVSDRYRDPQAFILAFDNAYRIGEAIVKDGNDIYLRAKNAAIEACNIVDEGSRGQLELSRFEKASLAKAIKSLHSLTDEKDVFIEENLNKLSTMESFRSENYGY, encoded by the coding sequence ATGGGTTTGAGTTTAAAACGTTATAATAAAATGGCTTATGATGACTTCGAAGATATGGTCTTTGGACATTCTATCTATCCAATTAAGACCGGTTTTGATCTGGAGATCGGAGCGGGATATACTTCGGCGGAAGTTAATTATGCACCCAGGCCAGCAGCTGGTGAGTCTAAAGAGAAACTTATTGCAGAATACCAGAAGATCACAACTGATGTCCTGCAACGAATGGTACAGGTCGGTTTCCCTTCTGTGGTTCTCGAAACGGAACATGTGCAACAAATGACCGTCAATCCGTCATGGGGTGCTGAGATAGCACATGAACAGAAGACCATCATGGAAGAGTTTTATGATGAATATGGCATCAAATGTGCATTGCGCCATACGCCTGCTGATATTCGGGGCGGAAAAGAAGCCCTAGATCTTAGGGGCGACTCTTATGGTATATTACTGGAATCGTTTGAAGAGGTTGCTTCCAATGGAGCCGATATGCTTTCCATTGAATCACTTGGTGGTAAGAGCGTCTTTGATTCATCAATAATAAGGAACGATCTCTCAGGTGTTCTTTTTTCAATAGGTATCCTCGGCACTCTTGATGTAGAGTTCATATGGGAAGATATTAGCAAGATAGCAAAGAAACATGATGTTGTGGCTGCCGGGGATACTGATTGTTCTCAGGCCAATACTGCAATGTTCATTGCAGGTGGTCTGCTTGACAGAAAGCTTGCCCATACCCTTGCTGTTGTGGCAAGGGCGGTTTCAGCACCGCGTTCACTTGCTGCATATGAAGCAGGAGCTGTTGGTCCTGGTAAAGATTGTGGGTATGAGAACACTATAATCAAGGCCATTGCTGGTGTCCCTATCTCGCAGGAAGGAAAGGGCTCAACTTGTGCTCACTCTGATGTCATGGGTAACCTAGCTATGCAATGCTGCGATCTCTGGTCTAATGAATCTGTGGAGTACCGTGGTGAGTTCGGCGGTACAAGTGTTCAATGTTGGGGGGAGACCCTATCTTATGATTGTTCCATGATGAATACAGCAATAGAGGCTGGCTATGCGAAGGTCTTCAGGGATGTTTTCATGGTCTCCGACAGATATAGGGACCCTCAGGCATTCATACTTGCATTCGATAATGCTTATAGGATAGGTGAAGCGATCGTAAAGGATGGTAATGATATCTATCTACGTGCTAAGAATGCTGCGATAGAGGCATGTAATATCGTTGATGAAGGTTCTCGCGGACAGCTTGAACTTTCACGCTTTGAGAAAGCTTCTCTTGCAAAGGCGATCAAGTCCCTTCATTCACTTACTGATGAAAAGGATGTGTTCATTGAAGAGAATCTGAACAAACTTTCAACGATGGAGAGCTTCAGATCTGAAAATTACGGTTACTGA
- the mtaC gene encoding methanol--corrinoid protein MtaC, whose protein sequence is MTRLDIDPSEILVRYNVKLEKAMTPEDAAAELYPKDALFREIAVAIFDGEEDDVIEGLEKAIKAGKNPIALIDDALMVGMKVVTDLYDQGTIFLPNVMMSADAMLDGIEFCKSQSDETPVSKGKVVCHVAEGDVHDIGKSIVAALLRANGYEVVDLGRDVPVDEVIDAVKAEKPILLTGTALMTTTMYAFKAVNDRLLEAGLNVPFACGGGAVNQDFVSTYELGIYGEEAADAPKIADKILAGSSISALKEEFHKH, encoded by the coding sequence ATGACCAGGTTGGATATAGACCCCAGTGAAATTCTGGTAAGATACAATGTGAAATTGGAAAAGGCAATGACGCCTGAAGATGCTGCAGCTGAACTTTATCCTAAGGATGCACTGTTCAGGGAAATTGCAGTAGCAATCTTTGACGGCGAAGAAGATGACGTTATCGAAGGCCTTGAAAAAGCCATCAAAGCAGGAAAGAATCCAATTGCTCTGATCGACGATGCTCTAATGGTTGGTATGAAAGTAGTTACTGATCTGTATGATCAGGGAACGATCTTCCTGCCAAACGTAATGATGTCCGCAGATGCAATGCTCGACGGTATCGAGTTCTGCAAGTCACAGTCCGATGAAACTCCTGTTTCTAAAGGCAAGGTAGTCTGCCATGTTGCAGAAGGAGATGTTCACGATATCGGTAAATCTATCGTCGCTGCACTTCTCAGAGCAAACGGATATGAGGTAGTTGACCTTGGCCGTGATGTTCCTGTAGATGAGGTCATTGACGCTGTCAAGGCAGAGAAACCTATACTGCTTACAGGTACTGCACTGATGACCACAACAATGTATGCTTTCAAGGCTGTCAACGACAGGCTGCTTGAAGCAGGTCTTAATGTTCCATTCGCCTGTGGTGGTGGAGCTGTGAACCAGGACTTCGTATCTACCTATGAATTGGGTATTTATGGAGAAGAAGCTGCTGACGCACCTAAGATCGCTGACAAGATCCTTGCAGGATCTAGCATTAGCGCACTGAAAGAAGAATTCCACAAACACTGA
- the mtaB gene encoding methanol--corrinoid protein co-methyltransferase MtaB, with translation MAINRYTKMAYDSADDMIFGKCKHPVKAGLGLEIGAGYTIPEVNYAPRPEAGASKEKLVKEYQKITTDIMNRMVQVGFPAVVLETEHVEQMTNNPTWGGEVAHAQKTIMEEFHDEYGIKCALRHTPGDIRENRDFLDLRGDKFNVMMESFEEIASNGADMLSVESMGGKEVFDYAILRNDVPGMLYAIGCLGTIDMDFIWQEISSVAKKHGVVSAGDTDCSEANTAMFIGGGLLDKNLAHTLAIIARAISAPRSLAAYEAGAVGPGKDCGYENTIIKAISGVPIAQEGKSSTCAHSDVMGNLVMQCCDLWSNESVEYHAEFGGTSVQCWGESLAYDCALMNTATATGQEKTLRDLFMLSDKYRDPQGYVLAYDNAYRVGEAIVKDGNDIYLRAKNAALKSVEIMEEGIAGKLELTKFEKGALADAKAALMALTDDQDTFMSDCMTKYKEEVKVFLPENYGL, from the coding sequence ATGGCAATCAACCGATATACAAAAATGGCGTATGACAGTGCAGATGACATGATCTTTGGTAAATGTAAGCACCCTGTAAAAGCAGGACTTGGACTCGAGATAGGTGCCGGATACACTATACCTGAAGTTAACTATGCACCAAGGCCTGAAGCCGGTGCATCAAAAGAGAAGCTCGTCAAAGAATACCAGAAGATAACCACAGATATCATGAACCGTATGGTCCAGGTAGGTTTCCCTGCTGTTGTCCTTGAGACAGAACACGTCGAGCAGATGACCAACAACCCAACATGGGGAGGAGAGGTCGCACACGCACAGAAGACCATCATGGAAGAGTTCCACGATGAATACGGCATCAAATGCGCATTAAGACACACCCCAGGTGATATCCGTGAAAATCGTGATTTCCTTGATCTTAGAGGTGACAAGTTCAATGTCATGATGGAATCATTCGAAGAAATTGCATCAAATGGAGCTGACATGCTTTCAGTTGAATCAATGGGCGGTAAGGAAGTATTCGATTATGCTATCCTGAGGAACGATGTTCCTGGTATGCTCTATGCTATTGGCTGCCTTGGAACCATAGATATGGATTTCATCTGGCAGGAGATCAGCTCTGTTGCAAAGAAGCACGGAGTAGTTTCCGCAGGTGACACTGACTGTTCCGAAGCAAACACTGCAATGTTCATTGGTGGCGGTCTTCTTGATAAGAACCTTGCACACACACTTGCTATCATCGCAAGGGCTATCTCTGCACCAAGATCACTTGCTGCATACGAAGCTGGTGCAGTTGGCCCAGGTAAGGACTGTGGATATGAGAACACCATCATAAAAGCTATCTCCGGTGTACCTATCGCACAGGAAGGTAAATCCTCCACATGTGCACACTCGGATGTCATGGGTAACCTTGTCATGCAGTGCTGTGACCTCTGGTCAAATGAATCTGTCGAATATCACGCAGAATTCGGTGGTACCTCTGTACAGTGCTGGGGAGAATCCCTTGCTTATGACTGTGCTTTGATGAACACAGCAACTGCAACAGGTCAGGAAAAAACTCTCAGGGACCTCTTTATGCTTTCTGATAAGTACAGGGACCCACAGGGCTATGTTCTTGCATATGACAACGCATACCGCGTGGGTGAAGCTATTGTCAAGGACGGTAATGACATTTACCTCCGTGCAAAGAACGCTGCACTCAAGTCAGTAGAGATCATGGAAGAAGGAATAGCTGGCAAGCTCGAACTCACTAAGTTCGAGAAGGGCGCCCTTGCAGACGCAAAAGCTGCACTTATGGCACTCACAGACGACCAGGATACTTTCATGAGCGATTGCATGACCAAGTACAAGGAAGAAGTTAAGGTCTTCCTCCCAGAGAACTACGGTCTCTAA
- a CDS encoding acetate uptake transporter — MIDKTADHAPLGFAGLGFAAIMLGMMGSGFFTDATMVVSMSIFLGGFAQVFAGIEGWKKGDVFGATAFSAFGLFWFSFAFILMSSGIASGVLGAASAISVGYYLFIWGLVSLVLLFVTLKIGVKAITIVFITLTLTFFLNAAANFGMGVGSLAGYMALLLGISALYTSLALVTNSVYGKMVAPL, encoded by the coding sequence ATGATCGATAAAACAGCAGACCATGCACCACTCGGATTTGCAGGTCTTGGTTTTGCAGCTATAATGCTGGGAATGATGGGTTCAGGTTTTTTCACAGACGCTACAATGGTCGTCTCAATGTCGATCTTCCTTGGAGGATTTGCACAAGTATTCGCGGGCATAGAGGGCTGGAAAAAAGGAGATGTATTCGGTGCAACTGCTTTTTCAGCATTTGGTCTGTTCTGGTTCTCCTTTGCATTCATCTTGATGTCTTCAGGTATTGCAAGCGGAGTCCTTGGGGCAGCCAGTGCAATTTCAGTAGGTTACTACCTCTTCATCTGGGGGCTTGTTTCCCTTGTGCTGCTGTTTGTAACACTCAAGATCGGTGTTAAGGCGATAACCATCGTTTTCATAACTCTTACTCTGACATTTTTCCTTAACGCAGCGGCAAACTTCGGAATGGGCGTTGGTTCACTTGCAGGTTATATGGCCCTGTTACTTGGGATCTCAGCTCTGTACACATCTCTGGCGCTTGTAACAAATTCAGTTTATGGAAAGATGGTAGCTCCACTTTAA